Proteins from a single region of Microbacterium sp. zg-Y818:
- a CDS encoding cation diffusion facilitator family transporter, producing the protein MHDHAPGIRGAGNRRLLAISLTITTVVLVVQVAGALLSGSLALLADAGHMFTDAAALVIALIASTVAARPADDRATFGYQRAEVFGALTNAVILLVLAGWIVVEAVGRLVRPGEAEIGGALMLIVATVGLVANAVALWLLGAAQKRSINVRGAYLEVLGDLLGSAAVIVAAVIILLTGWTPADAVVSLLIAAMIVPRAISLLREVASVLGESAPEGMQVARIRSHILDTPGVVDVHDVHVWQLTRGAPVFTAHVVVDEACLADGRAAGILTELQGCLAEHFDVAHSTFQLEPAGHIEHDAHT; encoded by the coding sequence ATGCACGACCATGCCCCCGGCATCCGCGGTGCCGGAAACCGACGGCTGCTGGCGATCTCGCTGACGATCACCACGGTCGTGCTCGTCGTGCAGGTCGCGGGTGCTTTGCTGTCGGGGTCGCTGGCGCTGCTCGCCGACGCCGGTCACATGTTCACCGACGCCGCCGCTCTCGTCATCGCGCTCATCGCGAGCACGGTCGCAGCACGCCCGGCCGACGACCGGGCGACGTTCGGGTATCAGCGTGCAGAGGTGTTCGGCGCGCTCACCAACGCCGTGATCCTGCTGGTCCTCGCGGGATGGATCGTCGTGGAGGCCGTGGGACGACTGGTGCGTCCGGGGGAGGCGGAGATCGGCGGCGCGCTCATGCTGATCGTCGCGACCGTGGGGCTCGTCGCCAATGCCGTGGCGCTGTGGCTGCTGGGGGCGGCGCAGAAGCGCAGCATCAACGTGCGCGGGGCGTACCTCGAGGTGCTCGGCGACCTGCTGGGATCGGCCGCGGTCATCGTGGCGGCGGTGATCATCCTGCTGACGGGATGGACCCCGGCGGATGCCGTGGTGTCGCTGCTCATCGCGGCCATGATCGTGCCGCGTGCGATCTCGCTGCTGCGCGAGGTGGCATCGGTGCTGGGGGAGAGCGCGCCGGAGGGCATGCAGGTCGCCCGCATCCGCAGCCACATCCTCGACACCCCCGGGGTCGTCGACGTGCACGACGTGCACGTGTGGCAGCTGACGCGCGGCGCGCCGGTGTTCACGGCCCACGTCGTCGTCGACGAAGCGTGCCTGGCGGACGGCCGCGCCGCCGGCATCCTCACCGAGCTGCAGGGATGCCTCGCGGAACACTTCGACGTCGCGCACTCGACGTTCCAGCTCGAGCCCGCCGGCCACATCGAGCACGACGCGCACACGTGA
- the rdgB gene encoding RdgB/HAM1 family non-canonical purine NTP pyrophosphatase: MSERSETKRVVLATHNPHKVEEFQSIVLATRPDLEVVGYDGPEPVEDGVTFAENALIKARAAAAHTGLPALADDSGLCVDVMGGSPGVFSAYWAGHAKDATANLELLLDQLSDIADPRRTARFVSTIALVVPGGAEHVVEGAWPGRLATAPAGEGGFGYDPVFIPDGQPAGAERTVGEWEAGEKNAASHRARAFAALAPLLADL, encoded by the coding sequence TTGAGCGAGCGCAGCGAGACGAAACGCGTCGTGCTCGCGACGCACAACCCGCACAAGGTCGAGGAGTTCCAGTCGATCGTGCTCGCCACCCGGCCCGACCTCGAGGTGGTCGGCTACGACGGCCCCGAGCCGGTCGAAGACGGGGTGACGTTCGCCGAGAACGCGCTCATCAAGGCGCGCGCCGCCGCAGCGCACACCGGCCTCCCCGCCCTCGCCGACGACTCCGGGTTGTGCGTCGACGTGATGGGCGGCTCGCCCGGCGTCTTCTCCGCCTACTGGGCGGGGCATGCGAAGGATGCCACGGCGAACCTCGAGCTGCTGCTGGACCAGCTGAGCGACATCGCCGATCCGCGTCGCACCGCTCGGTTCGTCTCCACGATCGCGCTCGTCGTGCCCGGCGGTGCCGAGCACGTCGTGGAGGGTGCCTGGCCGGGGCGCCTCGCGACCGCGCCGGCAGGGGAGGGCGGCTTCGGCTACGACCCCGTCTTCATCCCCGACGGACAGCCGGCGGGCGCCGAGCGCACCGTCGGCGAGTGGGAGGCGGGGGAGAAGAACGCGGCATCCCATCGCGCCCGCGCCTTCGCCGCCCTCGCGCCGCTCCTGGCAGACCTCTGA
- the rph gene encoding ribonuclease PH yields the protein MTDITRADGRTVDQLRPVTIERGWSAHAEGSALISFGGTKVLCTASFTNGVPRWLTGKGKGWVTAEYAMLPRATNSRNDRESIKGRVGGRTHEISRLIGRALRSVVDTKALGENTIVIDCDVLQADGGTRTAAITGAYVALADAIAWGREKKFIAQRSQVLVDSVAAVSVGIIDGEPMLDLAYVEDVRAETDMNIVVTGRGLFVEVQGTAEGAPFDKRELDALLDLGVAGCAQLRDIQAAVLAEEAGR from the coding sequence ATGACCGACATCACCCGTGCCGACGGACGCACCGTCGACCAGCTGCGACCCGTCACCATCGAACGCGGCTGGAGCGCCCACGCCGAAGGATCGGCGCTGATTTCCTTCGGCGGCACCAAGGTGCTGTGCACCGCGTCGTTCACCAACGGCGTGCCGCGCTGGCTGACCGGCAAGGGCAAGGGCTGGGTCACCGCCGAGTACGCGATGCTGCCGCGGGCGACCAACTCCCGCAACGACCGCGAGTCCATCAAGGGGCGCGTCGGCGGCCGCACGCACGAGATCTCGCGGCTCATCGGCCGCGCGCTGCGCTCGGTGGTCGACACCAAGGCGCTGGGCGAGAACACGATCGTCATCGACTGCGACGTGCTGCAGGCCGACGGCGGCACCCGCACCGCCGCGATCACCGGCGCGTACGTCGCGCTGGCGGATGCCATCGCGTGGGGCCGGGAGAAGAAGTTCATCGCGCAGCGCTCGCAGGTGCTGGTCGACTCGGTCGCGGCGGTGTCTGTGGGCATCATCGACGGCGAGCCCATGCTCGATCTCGCCTACGTCGAGGATGTGCGCGCCGAGACCGACATGAACATCGTGGTCACCGGCCGCGGCCTGTTCGTCGAGGTGCAGGGCACCGCAGAGGGCGCCCCCTTCGACAAGCGTGAGCTCGACGCCCTGCTGGACCTCGGCGTCGCCGGGTGCGCGCAGCTGCGCGACATCCAGGCGGCGGTGCTCGCGGAGGAGGCCGGCCGTTGA
- the murI gene encoding glutamate racemase: MNDAPIGIFDSGVGGLTVARAVSALLPRESILYLGDTAHSPYGPKPIADVRRYSLEVLDTLVDEGVKMLVIACNTASSAMLRDARERYDVPVVEVIGPAVRTAMSTTRNGRVGVIGTEGTIGSRAYQDMLEVNEKLTVSAQACPRFVEFVEAGVTDSPEVLTVAEEYLAPLRHADVDTLVLGCTHYPFLEGAISYVMGPDVSLVSSDTETAKDVYRQLVSRDLLAGPGAAARHDYQATGTSADDFLHLAHRLMGREISTVRLVQTGAIDLPR; this comes from the coding sequence GTGAACGACGCCCCCATCGGAATCTTCGACTCCGGCGTCGGCGGGCTCACGGTGGCCCGCGCCGTATCGGCGCTGCTTCCCCGCGAGTCGATCCTGTACCTGGGCGACACCGCACACTCGCCGTATGGTCCGAAGCCCATCGCCGACGTACGCCGCTACTCGCTCGAGGTGCTGGACACCCTGGTCGACGAGGGGGTGAAGATGCTGGTGATCGCGTGCAACACCGCCTCATCCGCGATGCTGCGCGACGCCCGGGAACGCTATGACGTGCCGGTGGTCGAAGTGATCGGCCCGGCGGTGCGCACCGCGATGTCGACGACCCGCAACGGACGCGTCGGCGTGATCGGCACCGAGGGGACCATCGGATCCCGCGCCTACCAGGACATGCTCGAGGTCAACGAGAAGCTCACCGTCTCGGCACAGGCGTGCCCGCGCTTCGTGGAGTTCGTCGAGGCCGGGGTCACCGACTCGCCCGAGGTGCTCACCGTGGCGGAGGAGTACCTGGCCCCGCTTCGCCATGCCGACGTCGACACGCTCGTGCTCGGCTGCACGCACTACCCGTTCCTCGAGGGTGCGATCAGCTACGTGATGGGTCCCGACGTGTCGCTGGTGTCCAGCGACACCGAGACCGCCAAGGACGTGTACCGTCAGCTCGTCTCGCGGGACCTGCTCGCCGGTCCCGGCGCGGCCGCCCGCCACGACTATCAGGCCACCGGCACCTCGGCCGATGACTTCCTCCACCTCGCCCACCGACTGATGGGGCGCGAGATCAGCACCGTGCGCCTCGTGCAGACCGGCGCGATCGACCTGCCCCGCTGA
- a CDS encoding nicotinate phosphoribosyltransferase: MTAAPERPARGASTALFTDRYELTMLDAALHDGSAQRRCVFELFGRRLPGARRFGVVAGTGRLLQHLENFHFGDDELRYLRDNRVVDAETIAFLEGYRFTGTITGYREGELYFPGSPVLTVEGTFAEAVVLETLALSVLNHDSAVANAAARMSIAAGDRPLAEMGSRRADEHSAVAAARAAYIVGFDATSNLEAGRTWGIPTMGTAAHAWTLLHDTEEEAFRAQIAALGVDTTLLVDTYDLRQGVETAIRVAGTGLGGVRIDSGDLPTVAAEVRRQLDELGATGTKITVTSDLDEFAIAALAASPVDAYGVGTSVVTGSGAPTAGMVYKLVARQDGAGSWVSVQKTSTDKTSKGGRKAAFRTLDQGVATSELIAVADGFESVPTAADHPEARALHVTLVDEGVTDAAHLGSEGVAAARAHHLRVREELPVRALALSRSEPALPTRFVDVG; encoded by the coding sequence ATGACCGCAGCGCCCGAACGCCCCGCCCGCGGGGCGAGCACCGCCCTGTTCACCGACCGGTACGAGCTGACCATGCTCGACGCGGCGCTGCACGACGGCTCCGCGCAGCGCCGCTGCGTGTTCGAGCTGTTCGGCAGACGACTGCCGGGAGCCCGCCGCTTCGGCGTCGTCGCAGGAACGGGCCGGCTGCTGCAGCACCTGGAGAACTTCCACTTCGGCGACGACGAGCTGCGGTACCTGCGCGACAACCGGGTGGTGGATGCCGAGACCATCGCGTTCCTCGAGGGCTACCGGTTCACCGGCACCATCACCGGGTACCGCGAAGGCGAGCTGTACTTCCCCGGCTCCCCCGTGCTGACGGTCGAGGGCACCTTCGCCGAGGCCGTGGTGCTGGAGACCCTCGCCCTGAGCGTGCTCAACCACGACTCCGCCGTCGCGAACGCCGCCGCCCGCATGAGCATCGCCGCCGGCGACCGGCCCCTCGCCGAGATGGGCTCCCGCCGCGCCGACGAGCACTCCGCCGTCGCCGCCGCCCGCGCGGCGTACATCGTCGGGTTCGATGCCACCAGCAACCTCGAGGCCGGGCGCACGTGGGGCATCCCCACGATGGGGACGGCCGCGCACGCGTGGACGCTGCTGCACGACACCGAAGAAGAGGCGTTCCGCGCCCAGATCGCCGCGCTCGGCGTGGACACGACCCTGCTCGTGGACACGTACGACCTCCGCCAGGGCGTCGAGACGGCCATCCGGGTCGCCGGCACCGGGCTCGGCGGCGTGCGCATCGACTCCGGCGACCTGCCGACGGTCGCCGCCGAGGTGCGTCGCCAACTCGACGAACTCGGGGCGACGGGAACCAAGATCACGGTGACCAGCGACCTGGACGAGTTCGCGATCGCCGCTCTCGCGGCATCCCCGGTCGATGCCTACGGAGTGGGCACCTCGGTCGTCACCGGGTCGGGCGCTCCGACGGCGGGGATGGTCTACAAGCTCGTCGCCCGTCAGGACGGCGCGGGATCCTGGGTCTCGGTGCAGAAGACGTCCACCGACAAGACCTCGAAGGGCGGACGCAAGGCGGCTTTCCGCACACTGGACCAGGGCGTCGCCACGAGCGAGCTGATCGCCGTGGCCGACGGGTTCGAGTCCGTGCCGACCGCCGCCGACCACCCCGAGGCGCGGGCGCTGCACGTGACCCTCGTCGACGAGGGTGTCACCGATGCCGCCCACCTCGGCAGCGAGGGCGTCGCGGCCGCGCGCGCGCACCACCTGCGGGTGCGCGAGGAGCTGCCGGTGCGCGCACTGGCCCTCAGCCGCTCCGAGCCCGCACTGCCCACCCGCTTCGTCGACGTGGGCTGA
- a CDS encoding DUF3039 domain-containing protein, producing MSTPIDSPDQGGLATLDRELEELIREENIEPGDHERFSHYVKKDKILESAITGKPVRALCGKKWTPGRDPEKFPVCPACKEIYESLNT from the coding sequence ATGAGCACGCCGATCGACAGCCCCGACCAGGGGGGTCTCGCGACCCTCGACCGTGAGCTCGAGGAGCTCATCCGCGAGGAGAACATCGAGCCGGGTGACCATGAGCGGTTTTCGCACTACGTCAAAAAGGACAAGATCCTCGAATCCGCCATCACCGGCAAGCCGGTGCGGGCGCTGTGCGGCAAGAAGTGGACGCCCGGTCGCGACCCGGAGAAGTTCCCCGTCTGCCCCGCGTGCAAAGAGATCTACGAGTCGCTGAACACCTGA